The stretch of DNA GCCACCTATATTATACTAAATCATAACTGCTTAAAGGTATTGTTAATACTTACATTCATTCTACCTGTGAGAGTGTaagagttgaaatattttttgataccAGTGAAATGGAATTGGGCATCAGTTTCTGGACCTGCCATGAtttcaagctttaaaaaaaaaaaaaaaagaaagcaataataaATTGGTTTGGatgcaatttaaaagaaaattaagtttcattttgttgttgttttaaagattttatttttttcagtaatctctgtatccaacatggggcttgaactcaaaacccggagatcaagagtcacatgctccaccaactgagccagccaagcaccccttgtttttttgtttttctttaagttaaaGTCATTGCATTATAAATATTACGAGTTCTTATGTCTTGCCCAAAACAAGTAGCAAAGATGGTGAAAAACTTATTGATAAGAGAAACTTTCAGAAGGAAGACTTGACCTCGGTTGCTACTGTATAACATTCCAAAATATACATCAAATCATTTAGCACTGAAGAGAACACAGTAATCTCTAGGCCCACCCTTTAACCCAATATTGCTTGATACTGTTTTTGGTTCTCACTACATCATGTTACATTGTGCATGGACTCAATCATGCCTACTCCTTTTAAGAGGAGTAGCTGAAAGTTGGAGCTTCTGATACATTTCAAAGTTTCTAAGAAGGGTAACCACCAAATAAACAGCTCAACTTGCAACccctttcacaatttttcttttcctccttcttaaagattttatttatttattcatgagagagaagcaggctccccacaaggagcccgatgagggactcgatcacaacccgagccaaaagcagacagacgctcaaccactgagccactcaggcaccctcacaatttttcttataattttaggAATGGGAAGAGAAGGGATCATTTACTAAATGGAACTGAtactaccattttttaaaaattaacattattttaacaaaaaggaTGTACATCAGAGTATAAGAACTGGAAgtgggacacctcagtggctcagcagttgagcatctgcctttggcccagggcgtgatcctggagtcccaggatcgagtcccacattgggctccctgcatggagcctgctgctttctctgcctgtgtctctgcctctctctctctctctctctctctgtctcccatgaataaataaaatctttaaaatatatatatatatatttccacagtttaaagaatttataagaaaatgctgGTTCAAGTTCTTAAAGATGGAGATCCTACCAAAATGCCATTATCAAAGTCTGTCAACTAGTTATAAACAGGATACTCACTACCTAGGCTACGGTGCTGTCAGCATCTAACTCCCACCCCTAGGATACATACTAGCTATTGGAGGTATCAGGAAAGCTGGAATTCCCACTTCTTACACCAAAATAggtaaaagatctaaatataaatagtaaagccgaggaatcctggaagaaaacatggaCCAGTATTTTAGTTACCtcaggaaagggaaaatataaaggCCAAAAACTCAATGGGAAAACACAAAAGtgatcaaagaaatgtaaatgaggCCGATATTAAACTATCAGactaggaaaaataataaatagtaagaatgagaaaataaagcatttcctGTTGCCTGAGTGTAAACTGGTACTTTTCCTAAGGTGCAATTTTGCAATACCtatcaaattataaaattaatatacccTTTTAGGTAGCTGGTTCATTTGTTCTCCAGGAATTTACCCTTAAAGGAAACATGTTCTATGGGTCAAGAAGGATGACTGAAATACTGTTTATGAAAATAAAcgggaaaaaatgaaaagttaatcTACATACAAGAGACTGATAGTTTCCATTTGAGGAACTACAATGTGCAGATATTTATGCATGGACATGGGAAGATGTCCCTGTGTAtgtttaactgaaaaaaaaaatctatttctggaCATTATACTACATAGTACATAAATGGTTCTCAAGGTCTGGTTCCTAGACCAGCAGCAACACCACTGGaaacttgttggaaatgcaaattctcaggcctgACCTCAGGCCTATTCAGAAACTCTGGGGCCCAGGAGTAATCTGCTTTAATATGCCCTCTAGGCATTTCTTATGCAAGCTAAAGTTTAAAAGATACTGCAGTAATAGAAAaccaaatatttgttattaaatatacagaaaaaaactcTGGAAAAATATGCAACAGACTTTTAAGAGGAGTTATAAGTACCTATATATTACACAGgcatatatttgttaaaataaaaaataacaaaagcacaTTCAAAGGTCACCAGAACACTTGAAAATTCGTATGTATGACCGCCTATCTACCACGACCGACGCCACGCCGAGTCGATTGGCAACATAGACGAGCCGGTCGAGGTCCGGTCGAGATTGGTAGGCAGTGGCTGTGACTCAGCTGGCTCTTGATGAAATGGAAGAGGGAAAGATCTGTGAGGAAGTCGTTGCTATGGAAACTGGCACTCCCCTGTTTACCATTCAAAGGCCTTCAGAGGCGTTCTCGTGCACAGAATTGGCAATGAAAATTTGGACAAATGACCTTAATCCTGAAGTTTCAATAAGGTTCTTGGAACAATGAAGGAAATCCAAACTTCCTTAAGTCTCCTCAGGGGACTTGGCCTTTCCAGACCAAGAAGGGAAATctccattaaaataaatctttttaatgtagCTTTTATGTTAATGGTTTCATTTTACTAGACCTACTAAAGGCATAGTTTCCCCTCCATTAATCTTCATGATACACTTTTGGATTCTTTTGGTATTAAGTAGGTTTCTAGGAGAAACCTTACACAAAACAGGAGCTTAACTTTGCCgttattatttaaatgataaCCCCACTCCCTTGTGTGTAACAAAAATTTTTAGGAGGACGTGGTGTCCAAGTGAAACAATTTTAAAGCGCCCTAAATTTCTCTCTACACAATATGGTAGGAAGGCTTTGATATTCCACAGAGGACTAATTCTGACTGCAGGGAAGGGCATGGCATAGGAACTGAGATTTAGTCTGGATCTTGAAGACTCTTGTGCAGGTGAGATGGAGGCACGAGTCCGGAGTAAAATGTTGCCGGTGAAATAAACAATGGGATAAAAGCCTACAAGCACTGGGGCTTGCCCCCTTCCGCGAGCTGCACGTTACTTTTGGACAAAGATCTCCAACCCTTGGGGCTAGAGCACCCTCTGTGGAATAACTCGAACTGAGACCTTACTCCTTTTTGAACCGTACAAAGTTTAGAAAGACACAACAAGGAACAAATTACCTAAGACTAATAAATGCACTAACTGCTAAATGGTAGGTAGCCCGTGGAGAAGTCGAAGCATGGGGTCTCACTCTCGTTTCCAATTAACGGGCCTACCGCGAGTAAACAGGAATGACGCCTTCCACGTCTTTCTTCACCTGCGAAACGGGCATTTCAGAGAAGGCCCAAAGGGACCAACTGCATTTCCCTGACTGGACACCCACCTAGCTGGAGCGGTGAGATCACGAGGTAGAAGTCGAGAACCACTCGGGTACCGAAAGCAGCCTTCTGCACTTCAAGGGGGGTATTCGGCTCCCTGTTCTGGCTGCCCCTTAGAGGGAAAAGGCCTTCCCGCTGCGATCCGACAGCCTGGACTCTAACCCGCGGACCGCCGGCCTGGCCGACTGCGGGCGCCGGGCCGCACACATTCCCGCCTTGACAAAGGCTGCAGCGCAGCTAAAGGAGGCCTCGCTGGCCAGCTCCCTAGGCACAGCACAGTGGAAACAGACTATGGGCATAACCGAGGAAAACAGGTTAATCTGGCCAGAAGCCCGAGTTTCATTCAGTATTACATCGCTAGGTGACCTTGGGGGGTGTCCCTTCGCAGCGGGCCTCATTTTTCCTCATCGTAAAGGGATCCAAGGGCCTTTGGGAACTATGGGAGCCTCTGGGACCTCCTATCCTCCTCGCCCCTTGGATTCCCAGTCCGACCCTCGCGCCCTGGCTCCCTCGTTACCTCCAATTCCTTTCCCCAATTCTCCGCTGTTCTCGCTCCCCAAAGCAAAGACCTAGCGGCGTTTCTGCATCAGGAACGGTCGGAGTTTTGTGCCACCCCTTCACAGCGGAGGCACGAAGCCTGCGCCGGGGATCCCGTCCACACACCCACCTCGCAAAAGGTAGCAACTCCACTGGTTGTGTCCTTCAACGTACGCAGCTAACCTGCGGCCGGCCGGAAGAAGCCGCCTCCCCCGCACGCGTTCAACGGGCCAGAGCCTATTCAGCCTTCAGCGTCGATTGGCTACGGCCCGAAGTCCCGCCCTTCCGCTTCCTGTCTCTAAACTTCCTCCCCACGACCAGTAGGACTCAGCGTGGTAGCGGAAGTCGGGTGATGGGCCCGCCCACGCTTCCGGAATAGAGGGGTTGTCCCGCGGATGTGCTCTCCTCGTGTGTGACTCTAATGCTATACGGGCTCTGAAGTAGAGGTGCTGGTGTCACGGGGCTGGTGAGTGAGAAAAGGGGCGAGAAGGAAGGAGAGCTCGTGGCTTCCAGGTCTGTTCCAGGGCTAGGTCCTCTGGGTCCCTGCCACGCACCTCCGCTGCTGCGTGAGTGGCTCAGCCATCTCGGACCGGCTCAGATGCGGACCTCTGTA from Canis lupus familiaris isolate Mischka breed German Shepherd chromosome 28, alternate assembly UU_Cfam_GSD_1.0, whole genome shotgun sequence encodes:
- the ATP5MK gene encoding ATP synthase membrane subunit DAPIT, mitochondrial, coding for MAGPETDAQFHFTGIKKYFNSYTLTGRMNCVLATYGGIALMILYFKLRSKKTPAVKAT